Proteins co-encoded in one Sulfurospirillum arsenophilum NBRC 109478 genomic window:
- the hemH gene encoding ferrochelatase, whose protein sequence is MAQKALVLLNMGGPNNLDEVKLFLSNMFNDKNIITVKSALLRRFIALMITTSRTKKAQANYAKLGGKSPLVGYTEKLVEKLQHALPSLHVNFAMRYTPPFCEGVIREIQEKGIEEVILLPLYPHYSTTTTKSSVEDFKDVAKALGYTGKISVIDRFYEDENYNQLLVKKIKEALGENDPSQMELIFSAHSLPQKIIANGDPYESEITLHVKHIEKLLEASNLHFKAIHLAYQSKLGPVKWLEPSLETKLMSLNNKNALIVPISFTIDNSETEFELSMEYAEVAHKLGFERYIVAKCPNDDEAFVACIKHLIAY, encoded by the coding sequence ATGGCACAAAAAGCGCTTGTACTTCTCAATATGGGAGGCCCTAACAACCTAGACGAAGTCAAGCTCTTTTTGTCCAATATGTTCAATGACAAAAATATCATCACCGTTAAAAGTGCTCTTTTAAGACGCTTTATCGCGTTGATGATCACCACATCACGAACTAAAAAAGCACAAGCCAATTACGCCAAACTCGGAGGCAAATCGCCGCTGGTTGGCTATACGGAAAAGCTGGTCGAGAAACTCCAACACGCACTTCCTTCTTTACATGTAAATTTTGCGATGCGTTATACTCCGCCATTTTGTGAAGGGGTTATTCGAGAGATTCAAGAGAAAGGGATTGAAGAGGTTATTTTATTGCCACTGTATCCACACTACTCCACCACAACAACCAAATCTTCCGTTGAAGATTTTAAGGATGTTGCAAAAGCGTTGGGATATACGGGGAAAATAAGCGTGATTGATCGTTTTTACGAAGATGAAAACTATAACCAACTTTTGGTCAAAAAGATCAAAGAAGCATTAGGAGAGAATGATCCTTCACAGATGGAGCTCATCTTTTCAGCACACTCACTGCCTCAAAAAATCATTGCAAATGGCGATCCATATGAGAGCGAAATCACGTTACATGTAAAGCACATTGAAAAGCTTTTGGAAGCATCAAATCTTCATTTTAAAGCGATTCACTTAGCCTACCAATCAAAACTTGGACCCGTTAAATGGTTAGAGCCTTCTTTGGAAACTAAACTCATGTCACTGAATAATAAAAATGCGCTCATTGTACCGATCTCGTTTACAATTGATAACTCTGAAACAGAATTTGAGCTAAGCATGGAGTACGCTGAAGTAGCGCATAAACTAGGATTTGAGCGCTATATAGTAGCAAAATGTCCGAACGACGATGAAGCTTTTGTAGCGTGCATTAAACACTTAATCGCTTATTGA
- a CDS encoding Gfo/Idh/MocA family protein, whose protein sequence is MVKVALIGLGSMGQNHYRVLKSLPEFQLTALCDIQQTREYDEPFYTDIDELLEKADFQAVVIVVPTFLHKSVALKCLAKGKDLFIEKPVASNCEEAKEILEAAAKAKAKVCVGYIERFNPVVEALKKELEGKEIYSIGITRVGPFPPRIADVGILTDLSVHDIDLIRYITEHEIEKVSIYKSQKIHNHHEDNAILSFQLSGEIVASITTNWLTPFRKRTIEVATKEGYYEADLMAQDLTEYSEYQKNNSYVIRKIMLKKEEPLIREHKAFAQYIETGDRHGLSTIEDSMITLDISSRKA, encoded by the coding sequence ATGGTAAAAGTAGCACTAATCGGTCTTGGATCTATGGGTCAAAACCACTACAGAGTTTTGAAAAGTTTGCCAGAGTTTCAACTTACAGCATTGTGTGACATCCAGCAAACCAGAGAGTACGATGAGCCTTTTTACACGGACATTGATGAGCTGTTAGAAAAAGCAGACTTTCAAGCCGTTGTTATCGTTGTCCCAACGTTCTTGCACAAAAGCGTTGCACTTAAATGTTTAGCAAAAGGCAAAGATCTTTTTATCGAGAAACCTGTAGCCTCAAACTGCGAAGAAGCAAAAGAGATTTTAGAAGCAGCAGCCAAAGCAAAAGCAAAAGTATGTGTTGGATACATCGAGCGTTTTAACCCTGTTGTTGAAGCACTCAAAAAAGAACTTGAAGGCAAAGAGATCTACAGTATCGGCATCACTCGTGTTGGACCGTTTCCTCCACGTATCGCAGACGTTGGTATCTTAACCGACCTCTCCGTTCACGACATTGATCTTATTCGCTACATCACCGAACATGAAATCGAAAAAGTCTCTATCTACAAATCACAAAAAATTCATAATCACCATGAAGACAACGCTATTTTATCGTTTCAACTCAGCGGTGAGATCGTTGCAAGCATCACGACCAACTGGTTAACGCCATTTCGTAAACGCACCATCGAAGTCGCAACCAAAGAGGGTTACTATGAGGCTGATTTGATGGCGCAAGATTTGACGGAGTACTCAGAATACCAAAAAAATAACTCTTATGTCATCCGTAAAATCATGCTTAAAAAAGAAGAGCCTTTGATTCGCGAACACAAAGCCTTTGCACAGTATATTGAAACAGGTGATCGTCATGGTCTAAGTACCATTGAAGACAGTATGATTACCCTCGACATCTCTTCACGAAAGGCATAA
- a CDS encoding peptidoglycan D,D-transpeptidase FtsI family protein, giving the protein MEQSDAKKIKILFLFVVVLIGFIIFLGTLFYWATIDRRLPKLEHSEVNYALRGNIISSDGFKIATSQKLYKAIVDTRNIDPKKFDLFVKLYSLYSGDDPKAVAATLNNNTGTTVLSYKIDSKSAKYLQELSRKLYKLGVFKSYEDPKTGVAFLHGMSVLESGEYRLYPSGDSVTPILGYVKKMEQRNITKSTGVKGIERFYEDKLSSVQDSLVIGARDISNAIILDGNSISSRRYDGYDVHLTISLKMQKIIENVLDKYQKSLDAKEIIVAVMNSETGEFITLASSNRFNPDGIDKKDYGALNISAIEYIYEPGSVMKSITFALLLKANKINPYDIVNVYGGSYKLGTKVIKDTHKADKLSAEDIIVYSSNVGTAQIAQKLDAIEFYQGLKDFGFSVRSGVDLPFEHPGVIPSLNRFNSPIYKATVGYGYGMNATFMQVIKAYNAFNNNGRLLAPTLVKKLVSPTGQELFPEKTPEVQVVPASVAKRMQKILIKVVQQGTGTGTKMSGLEVGGKTGTAHIAEDGEYVRVYNGSFFGFANDKKNRYTIGVLVREAKKKQAYFAAQSAVPVFKEIIEKLVDNGYLTPSAEIQNNAQ; this is encoded by the coding sequence AAATCAAAATCCTCTTTTTATTTGTTGTGGTTCTTATTGGATTTATTATCTTCCTTGGAACGCTCTTTTATTGGGCGACCATTGATCGAAGATTACCCAAACTAGAGCACAGTGAAGTTAATTATGCTCTTCGTGGAAATATCATCAGTTCAGATGGTTTTAAAATCGCGACGAGTCAAAAACTCTACAAAGCCATCGTTGATACCCGCAATATCGATCCGAAAAAATTTGATCTTTTTGTTAAACTCTACTCTTTGTACAGTGGCGATGACCCTAAGGCTGTTGCTGCAACACTGAATAACAATACAGGCACGACTGTTTTGTCGTATAAAATTGATTCAAAAAGTGCCAAATACCTCCAAGAACTTTCACGTAAGCTTTATAAACTGGGTGTTTTCAAAAGTTACGAAGATCCTAAAACAGGTGTGGCTTTTTTACATGGTATGAGTGTCCTTGAAAGTGGTGAATACAGACTCTATCCTTCCGGAGATTCGGTAACGCCGATTTTGGGATATGTTAAGAAAATGGAGCAACGCAATATCACGAAATCCACAGGTGTTAAAGGCATAGAGCGTTTTTATGAAGATAAACTCTCTTCCGTACAAGACTCTTTAGTGATTGGTGCGCGAGATATTTCCAATGCGATTATTTTAGATGGTAACAGCATCTCATCACGTCGTTATGATGGGTATGATGTGCATTTGACCATTTCATTGAAAATGCAAAAAATTATTGAAAATGTTTTAGATAAGTATCAAAAAAGTCTTGATGCCAAAGAGATTATTGTTGCTGTGATGAACAGTGAAACAGGTGAATTTATAACATTAGCATCCAGTAATCGTTTTAATCCGGATGGTATTGATAAAAAAGATTATGGTGCGCTCAATATCTCAGCGATTGAGTATATTTATGAGCCAGGTTCTGTTATGAAAAGTATCACGTTTGCGCTACTTCTAAAAGCCAATAAAATCAACCCGTATGATATTGTCAATGTGTATGGCGGAAGTTATAAACTAGGCACAAAGGTTATCAAAGATACCCATAAAGCGGATAAACTCAGTGCTGAAGATATTATCGTCTATTCCAGTAACGTAGGAACAGCACAGATCGCTCAAAAACTAGATGCAATAGAGTTTTATCAAGGGTTGAAAGATTTTGGTTTCTCTGTCAGGAGCGGTGTTGATCTTCCTTTTGAGCATCCGGGTGTTATTCCATCTTTAAATCGATTTAATTCGCCTATCTATAAAGCGACGGTAGGCTATGGTTATGGTATGAATGCGACATTTATGCAGGTTATTAAGGCGTATAATGCCTTCAATAATAACGGAAGGCTCTTAGCTCCTACATTGGTTAAAAAGCTCGTTTCACCTACAGGACAAGAGCTGTTTCCTGAAAAAACGCCTGAAGTTCAAGTTGTGCCGGCTTCTGTGGCAAAGCGTATGCAGAAGATTTTAATTAAAGTAGTTCAACAAGGAACTGGTACGGGTACAAAGATGAGTGGGCTGGAAGTTGGTGGTAAGACAGGAACGGCACACATTGCAGAAGATGGTGAGTATGTGAGAGTCTATAACGGTTCATTCTTTGGTTTTGCTAACGATAAGAAAAACAGATATACAATTGGTGTTTTAGTGCGTGAAGCCAAGAAAAAGCAAGCTTACTTTGCGGCACAAAGTGCGGTACCCGTTTTTAAAGAGATTATTGAAAAACTGGTTGATAATGGTTACTTAACACCTTCTGCTGAAATTCAAAATAATGCTCAATAA